The following proteins are encoded in a genomic region of Methylibium petroleiphilum PM1:
- a CDS encoding DNA topoisomerase IV subunit B has product MATKSSSPGRYGESSIRVLKGLEPVKQRPGMYTRTDNPLHIVQEVIDNAADEALAGHGQRIAVTLHADGSVSVDDDGRGIPFGLHPEEQVPVVEIVFTRLHAGGKFDKGAGGAYSFSGGLHGVGVSVTNALSTRLQVEVFREGKVAALAFSGGDVIEPVASRKAGAADRRQGTSVRVWPDPKYFESAELPRNELVHLLRSKAVLMPGVSVTLTHEKSGEVQTWRYEGGLRDYLMQTLQADPVIPLFEGAHYAEEGETENFAEGEGAAWCVAFTEDGQAVRESYVNLIPTVAGGTHESGLKDGLFQAVKGFIELHALCPKGVKLMPDDVFSRASFVLSAKVLDPQFQGQTKERLNSRDALRLVSTYVKPAFELWLSQHVEHGRKLAELVIRQAQARQRAGQKVEKRKGSGVAVLPGKLTDCESRDLALNELFLVEGDSAGGSAKMGRDKETQAILPLRGKVLNSWEVERDRLFANNEIHDISVAIGVDPHGAADEPDLSGLRYGKICILSDADVDGSHIQVLLLTLFFRHFPKLIERGHICIAKPPLFRVDAPARGKKPAAKLYALDEGELTAILDKLRKEGARETSWTISRFKGLGEMNAEQLWDTTLNPDTRRLLPVSWGLLDFGQTEGSFNKLMGKGEAASRRELMELHGDAVEVDV; this is encoded by the coding sequence ATGGCAACCAAATCTTCTTCGCCGGGCCGTTACGGCGAATCGTCCATCCGCGTGCTCAAGGGTCTGGAGCCGGTGAAGCAGCGGCCGGGCATGTACACCCGCACCGACAACCCGCTGCACATCGTGCAGGAAGTGATCGACAACGCCGCCGACGAGGCGCTCGCCGGGCACGGCCAGCGCATCGCGGTGACGCTGCATGCCGACGGCTCGGTCAGCGTCGACGACGACGGCCGCGGCATCCCCTTCGGCCTGCACCCCGAGGAGCAGGTGCCGGTGGTCGAGATCGTGTTCACGCGGCTGCACGCTGGCGGCAAGTTCGACAAGGGCGCGGGCGGTGCCTACAGCTTCTCCGGCGGCCTGCACGGTGTGGGCGTCAGCGTGACCAATGCGCTGTCGACGCGACTGCAGGTCGAGGTGTTCCGTGAGGGCAAGGTCGCGGCACTGGCCTTCTCCGGCGGCGACGTGATCGAGCCGGTCGCCTCGCGCAAGGCCGGTGCCGCAGACCGCCGGCAGGGCACCAGCGTGCGGGTCTGGCCAGACCCGAAGTACTTCGAGAGCGCCGAGCTACCGAGGAACGAACTGGTGCACCTGCTGCGCAGCAAGGCGGTGCTGATGCCGGGCGTGAGCGTGACGCTCACGCACGAGAAGAGCGGCGAGGTGCAGACCTGGCGCTACGAAGGCGGGCTGCGCGACTACCTGATGCAGACGCTGCAGGCGGACCCGGTGATTCCCCTGTTCGAGGGCGCGCACTATGCCGAGGAAGGCGAGACCGAGAATTTCGCCGAGGGCGAGGGTGCGGCCTGGTGCGTGGCCTTCACCGAGGACGGTCAGGCGGTGCGCGAAAGCTACGTGAACCTGATCCCCACGGTGGCCGGCGGTACGCATGAGTCGGGCCTGAAGGATGGCCTGTTCCAGGCCGTCAAGGGCTTCATCGAGCTGCACGCGCTTTGCCCGAAGGGCGTGAAGCTGATGCCCGACGACGTGTTCTCGCGCGCCAGCTTCGTGCTGAGCGCCAAGGTGCTCGACCCGCAGTTCCAGGGGCAGACCAAGGAGCGACTCAACTCGCGCGATGCGCTGCGGCTGGTGTCCACCTACGTGAAACCGGCCTTCGAGCTGTGGCTGAGCCAGCACGTCGAGCATGGCCGCAAGCTGGCCGAGCTGGTGATCCGCCAGGCCCAGGCGCGCCAGCGCGCCGGGCAGAAGGTCGAGAAGCGCAAGGGCTCCGGCGTGGCGGTGCTGCCTGGTAAGCTGACCGACTGCGAGAGCCGCGACCTCGCGCTCAACGAACTCTTCCTCGTCGAAGGCGACTCGGCTGGAGGCAGCGCCAAGATGGGCCGCGACAAGGAGACCCAGGCCATCCTGCCGCTGCGCGGCAAGGTGCTCAATTCCTGGGAGGTCGAGCGCGATCGTCTGTTCGCCAACAACGAGATCCACGACATCTCGGTGGCGATCGGCGTCGATCCTCACGGCGCCGCCGACGAGCCCGACCTCTCGGGCCTGCGCTACGGCAAGATCTGCATCCTGAGCGACGCCGACGTCGACGGCTCGCACATCCAGGTGCTGCTGCTGACGCTGTTCTTCCGGCACTTCCCGAAACTGATCGAGCGCGGCCACATCTGCATCGCCAAGCCGCCGCTGTTCCGTGTGGACGCGCCGGCGCGCGGCAAGAAGCCGGCGGCGAAGCTCTATGCGCTGGACGAGGGCGAGCTCACCGCCATCCTCGACAAGCTGCGCAAGGAAGGTGCCCGCGAAACCAGCTGGACCATCAGCCGCTTCAAGGGCCTGGGCGAGATGAATGCCGAGCAGCTGTGGGACACCACGCTCAACCCCGACACGCGCCGCCTGCTCCCAGTGAGCTGGGGCCTGCTGGACTTCGGCCAGACCGAGGGCTCGTTCAACAAGCTGATGGGCAAGGGCGAGGCCGCGTCGCGGCGCGAGCTGATGGAACTGCACGGCGATGCGGTCGAGGTGGATGTGTGA
- the dapA gene encoding 4-hydroxy-tetrahydrodipicolinate synthase translates to MKPIVGSIVALVTPMHEDGSVDYPSLRRLIDWHIAEGTDCIGVVGTTGESPTVAPEEHCEIIRVAVEHVAGRVPVMAGAGANSTREAIELSRYAKQVGADCTLQVVPYYNKPTQEGQYQHFRSIAEAVDIPVVLYNVPGRTVADMLPETVLRLAQVPGIVGLKEATGNIERACWLIKQAPKGFSIYSGDDPTAVALMLLGGHGNVSVTANVAPRAMHELCVAAMAGDAKRAAKIHLALLPLHKQLFCEPNPIPVKWALQRMGRCGGALRLPLTPLSAALQPVVEQSLRDAGLL, encoded by the coding sequence ATGAAACCCATCGTTGGCAGCATCGTCGCGCTCGTCACGCCGATGCACGAGGACGGTAGCGTCGACTACCCCTCTCTGCGTCGCCTGATCGACTGGCACATTGCCGAAGGCACCGACTGCATCGGCGTGGTCGGCACCACCGGCGAATCGCCGACGGTCGCGCCCGAAGAGCACTGCGAGATCATCCGCGTGGCGGTCGAGCATGTCGCCGGACGCGTGCCGGTGATGGCCGGAGCCGGCGCGAACTCCACGCGCGAAGCCATCGAGCTCAGCCGCTACGCCAAGCAGGTCGGCGCCGACTGCACGCTGCAGGTCGTGCCCTACTACAACAAGCCCACGCAGGAAGGCCAGTACCAGCACTTCCGCAGCATCGCCGAAGCGGTGGACATCCCGGTGGTGCTCTACAACGTGCCCGGCCGTACCGTGGCCGATATGCTGCCCGAGACAGTGCTGCGTCTGGCCCAGGTGCCCGGCATCGTCGGCCTGAAGGAAGCCACCGGCAACATCGAGCGCGCATGCTGGCTGATCAAGCAGGCACCGAAGGGCTTCTCCATCTACTCCGGCGACGACCCGACCGCGGTGGCGCTGATGCTGCTGGGTGGCCATGGCAACGTCAGCGTGACGGCCAACGTTGCGCCGCGTGCGATGCACGAGCTGTGCGTCGCGGCGATGGCCGGTGACGCGAAGCGCGCCGCCAAGATCCACCTGGCGCTGTTGCCGCTGCACAAGCAGTTGTTCTGCGAACCCAATCCGATTCCGGTGAAGTGGGCGCTGCAGCGCATGGGCCGCTGCGGCGGCGCACTGCGCCTGCCGCTGACGCCGCTGAGTGCAGCGCTGCAGCCGGTGGTCGAGCAGTCGCTGCGCGACGCCGGCCTGCTGTGA
- a CDS encoding FKBP-type peptidyl-prolyl cis-trans isomerase, producing the protein MQITPPCVVSLTWRLEDAHGQLIDELAEPVEFFVGGDDLLSKVEESIVGQSEGFEATLHLEPEHAFGDYDADLVFFEERSVFPEHIEAGMQFDGPPEGATTRDLPLDTVYTITEVYDSHVVLDGNHPLAGIALVLALKVRDVRAASEEEIEHRSVSTSALSVLSAVPPSPQLH; encoded by the coding sequence ATGCAAATCACGCCCCCCTGCGTCGTCAGCCTGACCTGGCGGCTCGAAGATGCACACGGCCAGTTGATCGACGAACTGGCCGAGCCGGTGGAGTTCTTCGTCGGCGGCGACGATCTGCTCTCCAAGGTGGAGGAATCGATCGTCGGCCAGTCCGAGGGCTTCGAGGCCACGCTGCACCTGGAGCCCGAGCACGCCTTCGGTGACTACGACGCCGACCTGGTGTTCTTCGAGGAACGCAGCGTCTTTCCGGAGCACATCGAGGCCGGCATGCAATTCGACGGACCGCCCGAAGGCGCGACCACGCGCGACCTCCCGCTCGACACCGTCTACACGATCACCGAGGTCTACGACAGCCACGTGGTGCTCGACGGCAACCACCCGCTGGCCGGCATCGCGCTGGTCCTTGCGCTGAAGGTGCGCGACGTGCGCGCGGCCAGCGAAGAGGAGATCGAGCACCGCTCGGTCTCGACCTCGGCACTCTCGGTGCTGAGCGCGGTACCGCCCTCGCCCCAGCTGCACTGA
- a CDS encoding MBL fold metallo-hydrolase, with protein MRFCSLGSGSTGNATLVEAGATRLLIDCGFTQKELSLRLGRLGLDPPGLTALFITHEHGDHVGCALSLARRHRLPLWMSRGTWRAIGAPELDDDLLHFVSDGAPVAVGDLELSPYTVPHDAAEPLQLSCTDGQRRLGVLTDAGSITAHLLGALQDCDALLLECNHDRDLLANSSYPASLKARVGGRLGHLANDTAAEVLAACRHAGLRHVVAAHLSEQNNRPDLAAAALAGAVGTDAADIVVASARRGFDWLDLA; from the coding sequence ATGCGCTTTTGCAGCCTCGGCAGCGGCAGTACCGGCAATGCCACGCTGGTGGAGGCCGGCGCGACCCGCCTGCTGATCGACTGCGGCTTCACGCAGAAGGAGCTGTCGCTGCGGCTCGGCCGCCTCGGCCTCGACCCGCCCGGCCTCACGGCCCTGTTCATCACCCACGAGCATGGTGACCACGTCGGCTGCGCGCTGAGCCTGGCCCGGCGCCACCGCCTGCCGCTGTGGATGAGCCGCGGCACCTGGCGCGCGATCGGCGCCCCCGAACTCGACGACGACCTGCTGCACTTCGTGAGCGATGGGGCTCCCGTCGCGGTGGGGGATCTCGAACTGTCGCCCTACACCGTGCCTCACGACGCCGCCGAGCCGTTGCAACTGAGCTGCACCGATGGCCAGCGCCGGTTGGGCGTGCTCACCGATGCCGGCTCGATCACGGCGCACCTTCTGGGTGCATTGCAGGACTGCGACGCACTGCTGCTGGAGTGCAATCACGACCGGGACCTGCTGGCGAACTCGAGCTACCCCGCCTCGTTGAAGGCCCGTGTCGGCGGGCGCCTGGGCCATTTGGCGAACGACACCGCCGCCGAGGTGCTGGCCGCCTGCCGACATGCCGGGTTGCGCCATGTGGTGGCAGCCCATCTGAGCGAACAGAACAACCGTCCGGATCTGGCTGCCGCCGCATTGGCCGGGGCGGTCGGCACCGACGCCGCCGACATCGTGGTGGCCAGCGCGCGCCGGGGTTTCGACTGGCTGGACCTGGCCTGA
- the parC gene encoding DNA topoisomerase IV subunit A produces the protein MNQLELNAAGGDNGDAITLAHYAERAYLEYALSVVKGRALPDVCDGQKPVQRRILYAMERLGLAFTTAGGPKAMKSARVVGDVLGRYHPHGDTAAYDALVRMAQDFSQRYPLIDGQGNFGSRDGDGAAAMRYTEARLAPITRLLLDEIDEGTVDFIPNYDGSTQEPKQLPARLPFVLLNGASGIAVGLATEIPSHNLREVAAAAVALIKQEKLSDDELFALLPGPDYPGGGQIISAEADIRDAYRSGRGSLKVRAKWKIEDLARGQWNLVVTELPPGTSAQKVLEEIEELTNPKVKAGKKALSAEQTQLKTTVLAVLDAVRDESGKEAAVRLVFEPKSRTVEQQELINVLLAHTSLETSASINLTMVGADGRPTQKSMRQMLTEWIGFRLETVQRRTRHRLGKVLDRIHILEGRQLVLLNIDEVIRIIRNADEPKPALIERFRLSDRQAEDILEIRLRQLARLEAIKIEQELKSLREEQGRLEEILNSPAALKRTVVKEIEADAKTHGDERRTLIQAEKKAVAEVKVVDEPVTVVISSKGWVRARQGHGHDAAAFAFKAGDTLYGTFECRTVDTLLVFGSNGRVYSVAVSGLPGARGDGQPITSMIELESGTQPQHYFAGPADATLLLANTGGYGLLAKAGDLQSRQRGGKGFLTLAEGEKPLPPSRADAAGQIACLSLGGRLLVFALDDLKLQPKGGRGLTLMDLEAKDALVSVAAFDKTLRVLGSGRGGKAKDETLGAAAVAVYKGARARKGKPADIGFKPTWLLRA, from the coding sequence ATGAATCAACTGGAACTGAATGCTGCCGGCGGCGACAACGGCGATGCCATCACGCTCGCCCACTATGCCGAGCGGGCCTACCTCGAGTACGCGCTGAGCGTCGTCAAAGGCCGCGCGCTGCCCGACGTGTGCGACGGCCAGAAGCCGGTGCAACGTCGCATCCTGTACGCGATGGAGCGGCTGGGCCTGGCCTTCACCACCGCCGGCGGCCCCAAGGCGATGAAGAGCGCGCGCGTGGTCGGCGACGTGCTGGGCCGCTACCACCCGCACGGCGACACCGCGGCCTACGACGCGCTGGTGCGGATGGCGCAGGACTTCTCGCAGCGCTATCCGCTGATCGACGGCCAGGGCAACTTCGGCTCGCGCGACGGTGACGGCGCGGCGGCGATGCGCTACACCGAAGCGCGTCTCGCGCCGATCACGCGGCTGCTGCTCGACGAGATCGACGAGGGCACGGTCGACTTCATCCCCAACTACGACGGCTCCACGCAGGAGCCGAAGCAGTTGCCCGCGCGCCTGCCCTTCGTGCTGCTGAACGGCGCGAGCGGCATCGCGGTGGGCCTGGCGACCGAGATCCCCAGCCACAACCTGCGCGAGGTGGCCGCCGCCGCGGTGGCGCTGATCAAGCAGGAAAAGCTGTCCGACGACGAGCTGTTCGCCTTGCTGCCCGGCCCCGACTACCCGGGCGGCGGCCAGATCATCAGCGCCGAGGCCGACATCCGCGACGCCTATCGCAGCGGCCGCGGTTCGCTGAAGGTGCGGGCGAAATGGAAGATCGAGGATCTGGCGCGCGGTCAATGGAACCTCGTGGTCACCGAACTGCCGCCCGGCACCAGCGCGCAGAAGGTGCTGGAGGAGATCGAGGAGCTGACCAACCCCAAGGTCAAGGCCGGCAAGAAGGCACTGAGCGCCGAGCAGACCCAGCTCAAGACCACCGTGCTCGCGGTGCTGGACGCGGTGCGCGACGAATCCGGCAAGGAAGCCGCGGTGCGTCTGGTGTTCGAGCCCAAGAGCCGCACCGTCGAGCAGCAGGAGCTGATCAACGTGCTGCTGGCGCACACCAGCCTGGAGACCTCGGCGTCGATCAACCTGACGATGGTGGGGGCCGACGGCCGGCCGACGCAGAAGTCGATGCGTCAGATGCTGACCGAGTGGATCGGTTTCCGGCTCGAGACGGTGCAGCGCCGCACCCGCCACCGTCTTGGCAAGGTGCTGGACCGCATCCACATCCTCGAAGGCCGGCAGCTTGTGTTGCTGAACATCGACGAGGTGATCCGCATCATCCGCAATGCCGATGAGCCCAAGCCGGCGCTGATCGAGCGCTTCCGGCTCAGCGACCGGCAGGCCGAGGACATCCTCGAGATCCGGCTGCGCCAATTGGCGCGGCTGGAAGCCATCAAGATCGAGCAGGAGCTGAAGAGCCTGCGCGAGGAGCAGGGTCGGCTCGAGGAGATTCTCAACAGCCCGGCCGCGCTGAAGCGCACGGTCGTGAAGGAGATCGAGGCCGATGCCAAGACGCACGGCGACGAACGCCGCACGCTGATCCAGGCCGAGAAGAAGGCGGTCGCCGAGGTCAAGGTGGTCGACGAGCCGGTCACGGTGGTCATCAGCAGCAAGGGCTGGGTGCGCGCGCGCCAGGGTCATGGCCACGACGCCGCGGCCTTTGCCTTCAAGGCCGGCGACACGCTCTACGGCACCTTCGAGTGCCGCACCGTCGACACTTTGCTGGTGTTCGGATCGAACGGGCGCGTGTACTCGGTCGCCGTCAGCGGCCTGCCCGGCGCGCGTGGCGACGGGCAGCCGATCACGTCGATGATCGAGCTCGAATCGGGCACCCAGCCGCAGCACTACTTCGCCGGCCCGGCCGACGCGACGCTGCTGCTCGCCAACACCGGCGGCTACGGTCTGCTGGCGAAGGCCGGCGACCTGCAGTCGCGCCAGCGCGGCGGCAAGGGCTTCCTCACGCTGGCCGAGGGCGAGAAGCCGTTGCCGCCCAGCCGTGCCGATGCCGCGGGGCAGATCGCCTGCCTCAGCCTCGGCGGTCGCCTGCTGGTGTTCGCGCTCGATGATCTGAAGCTGCAGCCCAAGGGCGGCCGCGGCCTGACGCTGATGGACCTGGAGGCCAAGGACGCTCTGGTGAGCGTCGCTGCCTTCGACAAGACCCTGCGCGTGCTGGGCAGCGGCCGTGGCGGCAAGGCCAAGGACGAGACGCTCGGCGCGGCGGCGGTGGCCGTCTACAAGGGTGCGCGGGCGCGCAAGGGCAAGCCGGCCGACATCGGCTTCAAACCGACCTGGCTGCTGCGCGCCTGA
- a CDS encoding class I SAM-dependent methyltransferase, which yields MGSTALHGGLAVSPWLERWTRTLPAGQRVLDLACGSGRHLRWLTVQGQRLTGVDRDAAALADLASACPQAELITADIESGPWPLEGRSFDVVIVTHYLWRPLLPTILACVAANGRLIYETFAIGNQTVGKPSNPDFLLRPGELLDAVRGAGAGWRVLGYEDGTLESPLRFVQRIAAVREAEPGASASDQPPRYPL from the coding sequence ATGGGTTCGACCGCGCTGCACGGTGGGCTGGCGGTGTCGCCCTGGTTGGAACGCTGGACGCGCACGCTCCCGGCCGGCCAGCGCGTGCTCGACCTGGCCTGCGGTTCCGGCCGACACCTGCGCTGGCTCACGGTCCAAGGGCAGCGCCTCACCGGCGTGGACCGCGACGCGGCGGCCCTCGCGGATCTGGCATCCGCCTGCCCGCAGGCCGAGCTGATCACCGCCGACATCGAGTCCGGTCCGTGGCCGCTGGAGGGCCGCAGCTTCGACGTGGTGATCGTCACCCATTACCTGTGGCGACCGCTGCTGCCCACGATCCTCGCCTGCGTGGCCGCCAACGGCCGCCTGATCTACGAAACCTTCGCGATCGGCAACCAGACCGTCGGCAAGCCGTCGAACCCCGACTTCCTGCTGCGCCCGGGCGAGCTGCTCGACGCGGTGCGCGGCGCCGGTGCCGGCTGGCGCGTGCTGGGCTACGAGGACGGCACGCTGGAGTCACCGCTGCGCTTCGTGCAGCGCATCGCCGCCGTGCGGGAGGCCGAGCCCGGCGCGTCGGCCTCGGACCAGCCACCGCGTTATCCCTTGTAG
- the bamC gene encoding outer membrane protein assembly factor BamC: protein MSFQSRFNVPARLLLIAVASGLSACTINNALEGDKVDYKTKGAKSVSLEIPPDLTQLSPDQRYQTASGTISASTLQTPSPNSSAPTAAGTAASVAPSVVGDVRLERAGSQRWLATRQTPEQLWPQLQAFWQERGFQLDLEQRDTGLMETNWAENRAKLPQDIIRGTIGKVFDSVYDTGERDRFRTRLERTPEGGTEIYISHRGMVEVYTSERKDSTVWQPRPADPDLEAVMLSRLMLKLGAKEEQAKAAEAAAAAASAAPVPPAARARLLAGAGTGLQVDEGFDRAWRRVGLALDRSGFTVEDRDRAQGLYYVRYIDQAQAAKDEPGFFSKLFGGGKKDAAAQGGLARYRIAVKSQADSTLVTVLNNQGGSETGDAAQRILELLATDLK, encoded by the coding sequence GTGAGTTTTCAAAGTCGATTCAACGTTCCTGCCCGCCTGCTGCTGATCGCGGTGGCGTCCGGCCTGTCGGCCTGCACGATCAACAATGCGCTGGAAGGCGACAAGGTCGACTACAAGACCAAGGGAGCGAAATCGGTCTCGCTCGAGATCCCGCCCGACCTCACCCAGCTCTCCCCCGACCAGCGCTACCAGACGGCCAGCGGCACGATCAGCGCATCGACGCTGCAGACGCCTTCGCCCAACAGTTCGGCGCCCACCGCCGCCGGCACGGCCGCGAGCGTCGCGCCCAGCGTGGTCGGCGATGTCCGCCTCGAGCGCGCCGGCAGCCAGCGCTGGCTGGCCACTCGCCAGACACCCGAGCAGCTGTGGCCTCAACTGCAGGCCTTCTGGCAGGAGCGCGGCTTCCAGCTCGATCTCGAGCAGCGCGACACCGGGCTGATGGAAACCAACTGGGCCGAGAACCGCGCCAAGCTGCCGCAGGACATCATCCGCGGCACGATCGGCAAGGTGTTCGATTCGGTCTACGACACCGGCGAGCGGGACCGCTTCCGCACCCGTCTGGAGCGCACGCCCGAGGGTGGCACCGAGATCTACATCAGCCACCGCGGCATGGTCGAGGTCTACACCAGCGAGCGCAAGGACTCCACGGTATGGCAGCCCCGCCCGGCCGACCCCGATCTCGAGGCGGTGATGCTGTCGCGCCTGATGCTCAAGCTCGGCGCCAAGGAAGAGCAGGCCAAGGCCGCGGAAGCCGCTGCGGCGGCCGCCTCGGCCGCCCCGGTGCCGCCCGCCGCCCGTGCGCGACTGCTGGCCGGCGCCGGCACTGGACTGCAGGTCGACGAGGGCTTCGACCGCGCCTGGCGGCGTGTCGGCCTGGCACTGGACCGCAGCGGCTTCACGGTCGAGGATCGCGACCGCGCCCAGGGCCTGTACTACGTGCGCTACATCGACCAGGCGCAGGCTGCCAAGGATGAGCCCGGCTTCTTCAGCAAGCTGTTCGGTGGCGGCAAGAAGGACGCGGCGGCACAAGGTGGCCTGGCGCGCTACCGCATCGCGGTGAAGAGCCAGGCGGATTCAACGCTGGTGACGGTGCTGAACAACCAGGGCGGCTCCGAGACGGGTGATGCCGCGCAGCGCATCCTGGAACTGCTGGCGACCGACCTGAAGTAG
- a CDS encoding JmjC domain-containing protein, whose translation MSLLPAIDTPTPLLGALSPRRFMRRHWQKRPLLIRQALPGVRPPLDRGALFALAGSEDVESRLIVRQRDRWTLRSGPLPRRALPPVSQAGWTLLVQGLDLHVPAARDLLSMFRFVPEARLDDLMLSWASDGGGVGPHVDSYDVFLLQVQGRRRWRIAPPGDDTLRPDLPLKILAHFEPQQEWLLEPGDMLYLPPGWGHDGVADGECMTASIGFRAPARGELAREVLARLLEREDDAPRVLYRDAAQPATDAPGRIPEELQRFAVDAVSRALRDPRALQAALGEALTEPKPRVWFAPPAEVRSVDAGVRLDPRTRMMYDAAHVFVNGESWRAAGRDAALMRRLADRRALSTRELERASEPARELLTQWAEDGWLQVVGDEDGC comes from the coding sequence ATGTCCCTGCTGCCTGCCATCGACACGCCGACGCCCTTGCTGGGTGCCCTGAGCCCCCGCCGTTTCATGCGCCGCCACTGGCAGAAGCGGCCGCTGCTGATCCGCCAGGCACTGCCTGGCGTGCGCCCCCCGCTGGACCGCGGCGCGCTGTTCGCACTGGCCGGCAGCGAGGATGTCGAGTCGCGCCTGATCGTGCGGCAGCGCGATCGCTGGACCTTGCGTTCCGGGCCGCTGCCGCGCCGGGCGCTGCCGCCCGTTTCTCAGGCCGGCTGGACGTTGCTGGTGCAAGGCCTGGACCTGCACGTGCCGGCGGCGCGCGACCTGCTGTCGATGTTCCGCTTCGTGCCCGAGGCGCGGCTCGACGACCTGATGCTGTCGTGGGCCAGCGATGGCGGCGGGGTCGGCCCGCATGTCGACTCCTACGACGTGTTCCTGCTGCAGGTGCAGGGTCGTCGTCGCTGGCGCATCGCGCCGCCGGGCGATGACACGCTGCGGCCGGATCTGCCGCTGAAGATCCTGGCGCACTTCGAGCCGCAGCAGGAGTGGCTGCTCGAACCCGGCGACATGCTCTACCTGCCTCCCGGCTGGGGGCACGACGGGGTGGCCGATGGCGAGTGCATGACCGCATCGATCGGCTTCCGGGCCCCGGCGCGCGGCGAACTGGCGCGCGAGGTGCTGGCTCGGCTGCTCGAGCGCGAGGACGACGCGCCGCGCGTGCTGTACCGCGACGCGGCCCAGCCCGCGACCGACGCGCCGGGGCGCATCCCCGAGGAGCTGCAGCGCTTCGCGGTCGACGCGGTGTCGCGTGCACTGCGTGATCCGCGGGCGCTGCAGGCGGCGCTCGGCGAGGCGCTCACCGAGCCGAAGCCGCGCGTCTGGTTCGCGCCGCCAGCGGAGGTGCGGTCGGTCGACGCAGGCGTGCGCCTGGATCCGCGCACGCGCATGATGTACGACGCGGCCCATGTGTTCGTGAATGGCGAATCCTGGCGCGCCGCGGGGCGTGATGCCGCTCTGATGCGCCGGCTCGCCGACCGCCGTGCGTTGTCGACACGCGAATTGGAGCGGGCCAGCGAGCCTGCACGGGAGTTGCTGACGCAGTGGGCCGAAGACGGCTGGCTGCAGGTCGTGGGAGATGAGGATGGCTGCTGA
- a CDS encoding MFS transporter — translation MTSPTRAPHTLSMTQVLLCGAAIVTLSMGIRHGFGLWLQPITMDRGWSRETFGLALAIQNLSWGLVGPFAGMLADRYGAFKVLVAGSVLYAGGLVLMALATSGLAFHGSAGLMIGMAQAGCTYAIVYGVIGRNVAPEKRSWAMGITAAAGSFGQFLMVPVESGLISAFGWQEALILLGCAALAIVPLAFGLKEPKLAPPAGRQQSIGEAVREAFGYRSFQLLMAGYFVCGFQVVFIGVHMPSYLKDHGLSPQVATTALALIGLFNVFGTYAAGVLGQRLAKRHILASIYALRSVAIIAFLLLPLTPASVYAFSIAMGLLWLSTVPTTNAVVAQIFGVKHFSMLGGFVFLAHQIGSFLGVWLGGKLYDATGSYDVVWWIAVALGVFAALINLPVRETAIVRGGVPAPA, via the coding sequence ATGACCTCGCCGACCCGCGCTCCGCACACGCTTTCGATGACCCAGGTGCTGCTGTGCGGCGCCGCCATCGTCACGCTGTCGATGGGCATCCGCCACGGCTTCGGGCTGTGGCTACAGCCGATCACGATGGACCGCGGCTGGTCCCGGGAGACCTTCGGCCTCGCGCTGGCGATCCAGAACCTGAGCTGGGGCCTGGTCGGTCCGTTCGCCGGCATGCTGGCCGACCGCTACGGCGCCTTCAAGGTGCTGGTGGCCGGTTCCGTGCTCTACGCCGGCGGGCTGGTGCTGATGGCGCTGGCCACGTCAGGTCTGGCCTTTCACGGCAGTGCCGGGCTGATGATCGGCATGGCCCAGGCCGGCTGCACCTACGCCATCGTCTATGGCGTGATCGGTCGCAACGTCGCCCCCGAGAAGCGCTCGTGGGCGATGGGCATCACGGCTGCGGCCGGCTCGTTCGGCCAGTTCCTGATGGTGCCGGTGGAAAGCGGCCTGATCTCGGCCTTCGGCTGGCAGGAAGCCCTGATCCTGCTGGGTTGCGCGGCACTGGCCATCGTGCCGCTGGCCTTCGGCTTGAAGGAGCCGAAACTCGCCCCACCCGCCGGCAGGCAGCAGAGCATCGGCGAGGCCGTTCGCGAGGCCTTCGGCTACCGCAGCTTCCAGCTGCTGATGGCGGGCTACTTCGTCTGCGGCTTCCAGGTGGTCTTCATCGGCGTACACATGCCGAGCTACCTGAAGGACCACGGCCTGTCGCCGCAGGTGGCGACGACGGCGCTGGCGCTGATCGGCCTGTTCAATGTGTTCGGCACCTACGCGGCCGGCGTGCTGGGCCAGCGGCTGGCCAAGCGCCACATCCTGGCGAGCATCTACGCGTTGCGCTCGGTGGCCATCATCGCCTTTCTGCTGCTGCCGTTGACGCCCGCCTCGGTCTACGCGTTCTCGATCGCGATGGGGCTGCTGTGGCTGTCGACGGTGCCGACCACCAATGCCGTGGTCGCGCAGATCTTCGGCGTCAAGCACTTCTCGATGCTGGGCGGCTTCGTCTTCCTGGCCCACCAGATCGGCAGCTTCCTCGGTGTGTGGCTGGGCGGCAAGCTCTACGACGCGACCGGCAGCTACGACGTGGTGTGGTGGATCGCGGTCGCGCTCGGCGTGTTCGCCGCGCTGATCAACCTGCCGGTGCGGGAGACCGCGATCGTGCGCGGCGGCGTCCCGGCGCCGGCATGA